The nucleotide sequence AATCTGAATTGGTTAAAATAATGTTGTATTTGTACATACTAGCAACATCATCAATTCCTCGAGCTAATGCTGAGAAATAAAGGTTGGTAACATCAGGTACAATTACACCAACAGTAGTAGTTTTCTTGCTTGCAAGTCCACGTGCAACGGCGTTAGGACGGTAATCAAGTTTATCAATTACATCCAAAACTTTTTTTCGAGTAGCTGGCTTTACGTTATTGTTCCCATTAACAACACGAGAAACCGTCGCCATTGACACATTGGCTTCACGAGCAACATCATAAATCGTCACAGTTTGTTTATCCATAAGTGATAGCCCTTTCTTTGAAGACACAATATGTTTTCATCAGTTTTCAAAACATACTCCAATATAACAAAAAAAACGCATCATCGCAATTTGAAAACGTTTTCATATCAAATGATAAACTATCGCTATTCACTTTTCAAGAAAAACGCTAATTATTAGCTAATTTATGTATGATATACTGAAATTACTATATATAAAGAGGTGCTTTGATTGAATAAAGTAGAAAAAATTCAAAAATGGCTTTCTGACAACCAAAATGATGTTGCACTGATTACTGACCCTAAAACCATTCAGTATTTAACCGGTTTTTACAGTGATCCCGTTGAACGCGTTTTGATGATGGTCGTGTTCAAAGATAGTGAACCATTTATCTTTGGCCCTGCACTAGAATCTGAAGCAATTAAGGATACAGGCTTTTCAGGCCATGTGTATGGTTACTTAGACCATGAAAATCCATGGAAAATGATTGCTGACCAGATTAATAGTAGAAAACCAAGTGGCAACCGCTACGCAATCGAAAAAACTGCCTTGACAGTCGATCGATTCGAAAATCTAAAACAAGTCCTACCAAACGCAGATTTTGAAACTAATCTCACCCCTTTCATTGAACAAATGAGGCTGATCAAGTCTGCTGATGAGATTGAAAAACTAAACATTGCTGGTAAATGGGCTGACTTTGCATTTAAAGTTGGCTTTGAAGCAGTTAAAAAAGGTGTTCCAGAATCAGCAGTTGCTGCTGAACTAGAATATGCTTTAAAGAAAAAAGGAATCATGGAGATGAGTTTTGATACCCTAATTCAAGCTGGTCCCCACGCTGCCGAACCACACGGAGCTACTGCTGGAAATCTAATCCAAGACAATCAACTCGTACTGTTTGATTTAGGAACTGTCTGGGAAGGTTACATTAGTGACGCTTCAAGAACAGTGGCAGTTGGTAAACCAGACGACAAATCAATGGATATTTATAAAGTCTGTTTAGAAGCTCAACTCACTGCTCAAGAAGCTGCTAAACCCGGAATTACAGCAGCCGAACTTGATAAAATTGCTAGAGATGTGATTGATAAAGCCGGCTATGGAGAGTACTTCATCCACCGTCTTGGCCATGGAATGGGAATGAGTGAACACGAATTTCCATCAATCATGGAAGGAAATGATATGGTTCTCGAACCTGGAATGTGCTTCTCAATTGAACCTGGAATTTATATTCCAAACGTTGCTGGTGTTCGTATCGAAGATTGTGTTCACATTACCGATGACGGTTGTGAACCATTTACCCACACAACTAAAGATCTACAATACGTTGATTAATCAATAAATAAAAAGAGTTAGAAACCAATTGGTTTCTAACTCTTTTTTTATTAAGTATGTTTTAGCTTATTTAAACTCTTCGCTAGTTCCATCTGGATGGATAAGTAATGTTGGTGCAGCTGAAGCAGTTTCGCCACCAAAGGCTTCATCTGGAGTCACGACAATGTCTACATCATCCTTCTGTGTAGCATCCCCACTACTATTTTTTGCCTTACTATTCTTAAATGAATCAACAGTTGATTTAGCTTTATCAGAAGTTTGTTTCATTTGATCAGAAATTACTTCCTTAGCATCATTGATAGCATCCTCTGCGTAGAAGGCGTAGTCAACAGCACGTTCCTTCAAATCATCTGCACGATCCCTCAACTCTTGTTTGAGCTGGTTTCGTTTGTTTTCATCAAGTTTTTGGTAAGCTGCATAAATCCCGGCTCCTAACAAACCGGCAAATAATCCCCCTGCAAGTTTCTTGCCCATTAATATCAACTCCTACTCTGTTTTCTTATTTTTTCTGTGATTTCTAAATGAACTCCAGGCTGCTTTTGAGACTGCCCCAGCAACTCCAGCTTTACTACCTGACTTACCTGAATCTTTAACCCGCTTTGTTAAGTTCTTAGTTGCTTCATTAAGCTCAGAAACACTTTCCCCTAAATCAGCTGCTGCTTGAAATACAGGAGTGGTAATGTTCAACTTATGATCAATATCATTAACCAAACTATTTGAAGTTGCCATTATTTTGTCAGTTTGCTTTGCAATAACATCAACATTGCTAGTAACTGAGCGAATGGTCAAGTTGATTTCTGAAATCGTCCTGGAAATTTTCAATAAGAACAGTCCGATAAAGATAACTAATAGTAAAAATGCACATGCGGCAATTAGCCCCGCAATTTGACCTGCTGTCATAATTCTTCCTCCTTGTGCAACAATTTACTTTTAGAATAGCATTAGGCCGCTAAAATAACAATGAAATTGTCCTAATTCAGCTTTGCAATAAGTCAGGCGTTTGTTACGATAGTGTTAAATAACATGAATTGAGGAAAAATAATGAAAGCTCCAAATCAATTAGTCACGCAAGTTCACGTAAAAAATGTCTTTAAATACTTAAATTGGGATGAAATTTTAAACTCATTGATCAAAAATTCGTTACTGATTATTATCGTTTCCATTTTGTTAGTGTTGGTAAATAAAATTGGAAAAGCATTGATTCATCACCTGTTTAAACAGTATCGAAAGAAATACTCAAAAACAGTCACTGAAAAACGAATCAGGACTTTTCAAACTTTATCCCTCAACATTTTCTCTTATGTTATCTGGTTTCTGTGGATTTACTGGATATTGTCGATCATTGGGATTCCGGTTGGCACCCTAGTTGCCAGTGCTGGAATTTTTTCTCTAGCAATTGGGCTTGGTGCTCAAGGATTTGTGACTGATATCGTCAGTGGATTCTTTATTTTATTAGAGAAACAAATTGAAGTTGGCGAATATGTAAACATTAATAATATTAAAGGAACCGTGAGTGCTGTCGGCCTGAGAACTACCCAAGTGATATCTGATGACGGGACCCTAAACTTTATTCCAAACAGAAGTATCCAAACGATTGCCAACCTTTCACGAAATAATATGGTCGCAATCATTCAAGTTCACATTACTCCGGAAACAGATATCAACAAGGCATTAGAAATAATTGACCAAGTAAATGATGCTAATGTTTCAAATTACACTGATATCGTTGGTGCTCCCAATGTTCTCGGTACGGTTGCTTTGACTGATAATAAACTTGCCATTCAAGTTAATATGACCACTAAGAACGGTGCCCAATACCACATTCAACACGACTTCTTAGCACTATATCTCCAAGCATTAACTCAGAATGGAATTAAATTAGATAATAGTCCCGTGACATATAAGTAAGTCAAAAAAGGAGCTAGCATTTTCAACAGAAAATGCTAGCTTCTTTTAATCATGATTGTATTTATACGCCGGAAGAGCAACGTAGTTTTCAGTAAAGTTATGGGTCAAGAAGTTTATCTGCTTCATTACTTCTCTTCTAGTACAGATTCCAACAAATTCTTCATCCTCGTTAACAACCGGTAAGAAATTTTCATCCTCTAAGTAGCGCATAATCACTTCCAAATCTTCAGGGTCAGTTATGATTGGGACGTCAGTCTGCATAACATCCCTTACCTGAAGGTTTGCCAAAGGTACCGTTGAGATGCCTTCGTTTGTAAGCATATGCTCAGTTATCATTTGAAGTGAAATCAGTCCCTTAAAATGATTTTGATTATCCAATACCGGGATTTTTGCATACTTAACCTTTGTTAGAACTAAAAAAACGTGAGCTAAATTGTTATCTTCGTTAACAGTTGCAACTAAGTCAGCCGCAATCATTGGCTGTCGCTCACTCTTCTTTAAGACGTTTTCAATGGGTTTATCAAGCATTAATTAAATCTCCTTTATCAACGATCAAATTGAAAATGTAATGAAGGAACCAGATTAAGATCTCGATCATAATAATCCACGATGAATTTTTGGGTCGAAACGTCCACGATACAAAATGTGCCACCAATCATCTGGAACTCACCTCTAGGTTGAGAAATACTTCCAGGATTGACTAAAAGCAAAGAACCATCCATCGTACACATTAGTTGATGAGTATGACCGAACAAAGCGATGTTAGCAGATACGGACCGAGCTGTAAGCTCTAAATTTAGTGGACTTTGATTAACATTCTTTAAATGTCCATGGGTTTGGTAGACAACATCATCACCGATATTAACTACATTTTCTAATGGAAAATCTTCAAAATCCATATTTCCCTTAACGATATTAAACTGTTGAACCAGTGGTGAGTCAATGGACAATTCAGAATCTCCATTGTGAAAACGATAGTCAACTTGATCACCAAATTGGTGCAGAATTTTCGTTAAGATTTGCTGGTCTCCGTGGTTATCACTTACAACTAATAATTTACTCATGACCACGCCTCAGATAGTTTAGCGACCAATTGCTTAATCGCCCGACCTCTATGGCTTACGGCATTTTTTTCGTGAATGGACATTTCTGCCATTGTTTTTTGACTGCCTGGAATCAAAAAGAATGGATCATACCCAAAACCATTGTCACCGCGAGACTCAGTTAAAATTTCTCCATCAACCTTACCTTCAGCGACAACTTTATCGCCCGCTGGGGTTAAGAATACTAGAACTGATTCAAAATAAGCTTCCCGATTTTTTCCAGCAAGCTCTTTAATTAGCTTACGATTGTTAGCATCATCATCATGATCACCTGCATATCTAGCCGAATGAATACCTGGAGCACCATTAAGTGCAGGAACAACTAAACCAGAATCATCGGCAATTACGGGCTTATTAACTAAATTCATAACTGCCCTGGCCTTGATTTCGGCATTTTCTTCAAAACTGCTACCATTCTCATCGATTTCCCCAACTTCGGAGTAATCATTCAAAGAGGTTACCTTGACCGAAAATTTTGCTAAGGCTTCCTCAATTTCATTAATTTTATTTTGATTTTGTGAGGCAATTACAATTTCTTCTGGTTTTTCCATTGAACTCTCCTCTAATAAGTATTACAAGTTTAGATTATTCGCCGCAATGCTAGATTTCAAGAAATTATCCGCAACTTTTACGAACTCTTCAGGGTTTCCTGTCGTATAAAAAACATCCGAACCATCGCGATCTGATTCAGCTAATGCATCATTTTGCTCCAGTAGCTCCTTAACCTGCCTTGCTGTAGCAACTCCCGGGTCAACTAATGTTACGTGAGGCATTGCCGTTCCAATCTCTGCTTGAATAACTGGGAAGTGAGTACAACCCAAAATTAATGTATCAATAGATGACGTCTTTAAGTTTGCTAGTTGAGATTCAACAACTTCATACGAGTGTTCACTGCCAGCTTCGCCATCTTCTACCAACTGAACAAAATCAGGGCATCCCTGGGATACTACTTCAAAGTTACCCGCCGCTTTGATAATTCGTTCGTAATCACCTGATTTAACAGTCCCATTAGTCGCAATTACACCGATAGATCCTGTTTTGGAAACTGAAACTGCGGTTTCCGCACCAGGTTTAATTACACCAATTACTGGAATTGGAAGTTCCTGTTTAATTCGCTCATACGCAGCTGCTGTTGCCGTGTTACAAGCGATTACCATTGCTTTTACATCTTGCTTCAAGAAGTAGTTAGCAATTCTTTTTGTCAGCTGATAAACTTCTTCAGCCGTTTTTTCACCGTATGGTAAATTTTTTTGGTCACCAACATAAATAAATTGCTCGTTTGGGAGGATTTTCTGAAGTTGGTTATACACCGTTAAACCACCAATTCCTGAATCCATAACCCCGATTTTTCTGTTATCCATCGTATCACTTCTTTACATAGACTAGACTTAATTATCAAACATTTATTAAGTACATTCAACTAATGACTTCGTTTATTACAAAATATTGTATAATAAAAATATTAGATTTCGAATCAATGGAGATTAGAAAATGAATAGCAAAACATATGAACAACTGCGCAACGATCCAGACTTGGAGAACCTTTTAGGTCAAACTTTACTGAGAGATGACTTATTAGTAGAAATTTTAGGCGATGAGTATCATGAAATTTTATATTGGGCGGGTAAGCGGCTAGGACGCAAATACCGTCTAGCGAACTATGAATCACTGTCTGTGTTCTTTAAACAATTTGGTTTGGGAGACCTAACTCTAGTTAAACAAGGAAAAAATCAGTTAGATTTTGAATTAACTGGAAAAATTATTGAAAGTCGATTACTGCAAAATGATGATCCTGACTTCCAATTAGAGTGTGGATTACTCGCACAATTTGTAGAATACATTCTAAACCGGCAGTCAGAGGCCGAAATCTCTAAAATAAACGCTAAAAAAGGGCTAGTAAGCATCAACGTACTAACCAGTAGTGAACCACCCTTAGACGGCCAGGAATCTGACGAAATTTTTAAACTAATTACAGAGGAAACTAATGAATAAAAAAGGTAAGCCCACCGGCTTACCTTTTTTTAATCAGTATATTGATCTAGAACTTTCTTAAGTTGTTCCTTTGAATGATAACCCACTACTGTATCAACTACTTCACCATCTTTTTTGATAAGTAAAGTTGGAATACTCATGATTCCAAATGATTGGGGTGTATTTGGATTAGCATCAACGTCCATCTTATTGAAAGTAACGTTATCCATTTCGTTGGCTAACTCTTCAACTACTGGAGATTGCATTCTACATGGTCCACACCAAGTAGCCCAAAAGTCTGTTAACGTTACTCCTTTAGAAGTATCGCTTTCAAAAGTTTTATCTGTTGTTTCATTTACCATAAAAAGCTGCCTCCTTATTTTACTTAAACCATTTTAACAACAATCCAGCAAAAAGCCAATCAATTGCACACAATTAATTACTTGAACTTAACAATGGTGGAGCCGTCCCCACCGGCATTAGGGGCTGAATATCCATAGCTACCCACTCGTGGATTGCTTTTAAGGTAATCATTGACACCATTTCGAAGAGCTCCAGTTCCCTTACCGTGGATGATAGTAACGGTTGGATAACCCGCCAGCAAGGCTGAATCAATATATGAATCCAACCGACTCATTGCTTCTTCATAACGCTCGCCCCGCAAATCGAGTGTGGGTGAAATCCCGCTTGAACGGGTTCGAGAAACGTGAGCACGGTATTTTTGTTTTTCCTCAGGAACTGACTTTTCTTTTTCTAGGTCATTGGGATCAATTTTCATCTTCAATATTCCCATCTGAACTTCCCAAGAACCGTCTTTTTGCTTATCCACTAATGTTCCATGTTGTCCATATGACTTAACAAGGACCTCATCGCCCTTGTGAAAATCATGTTTACGCTTCTCGCGCTTAAGAACCTTATTTTTCTTTAAGTTAGGTTCAACTTCCAGTGCGTTCAAGGCACCCTTCGCCTCAATTAGCTCATTTTCCTTAACTGTAGCCTTGCCAACTTGAGCTTGTTTTTTATGCAAGTCAGCAATAATCTCATCAGCTCGTTTCTTAGCATCAGAAACTACTTGGTTAGCCTCAAATTGGGCCTTTTCAAATAACTTCTGCTTACTCCCCTGGTACTTATCAAACTGAGCTTTTAGCTCTGTCTGAAGTTCAGTGGCATCCTGTAATTGTATCTCTAATTCTTCAGCATCGACCCGAGCTTTTCTAGTCTGCTCAGTTAATTCAGCAATCATATTGTTGATATCCTGATTAGAATCATCAGTGTATGCTCTTGCCTTTTCGATAATTGACTCATCGAGGCCTAATTTTTCAGCAATATTTAACGCATTACTTTGGCCAGGAACCCCAATCATCAACCGGTATGTCGGCTTTAGAGTTTCAACATCGAATTCCATAGATGCGTTGATCGTATTTTCCCGATCGTATGCAAATGCCTTCAGCTCAGGGTAATGGGTGGTAGCAATTAATTCAGACGATTTGGCCGCAATTGCATCAATAACCGCCATTGCTAAAGCTGCACCTTCCTTAGGATCTGTACCAGCTCCTAATTCATCTAATAGTACCAATGACTTATCAGTTAACTGATTAAGAATCGATATAATATTATCCAAATGTGACGAGAAGGTACTTAGATTGGCTTCAATTGATTGATCATCACCGATATCGGCAAAAACATCATCAAAAATACCAATGTGGCTTTCTTCGTTAGCAGTGATAAATAATCCTGATTGCCCCATTAGTTGCAAGAGACCAACTGTTTTAATGGTAATTGTTTTACCACCTGTGTTGGGTCCGGTAACAATAATTGAACGATATTTTTCCCCGATCTCAATGTCATTGGGAACAACTTTATCGATATCAATTAATGGCTGGCGTGCCTTACGCAAATTAACGTAATTATCAGTAGAAATCAATGGTAAGGTAGCTTTTACCGAGTCAGCGTACTTCGCCTTAGCATTAATAAAATCAAGGTGACCCATTAGGCTCATGTTGTTTTTCAAACTATCAGAATATGGTCGTAATGTCGCCGTTAATGCAATTAGGATTCTCCGTTCTTCCTCACGTTCAGACAGTTGAAGCCTTCGTAGTTCGTTGTTGTTTTCAACAACACTACTTGGTTCAACGTACAGAGTTTGCCCAGAGGCACTTTGATCATGCACAATGCCACCAAATCTTTGTTTAAACTCTGCTTTGATTGGAATCACAAACCGATCATCTCTAACCGTGATTATGGGCTCGCTAAGATATTTTGCGTCAGCTCCCTTTATGAAACGGTTCATTCTACTACGAATATCAGTTTGAGTTTTCTGGATTGCTCTACGAACAGAACGCAATTCACTTGAAGCCCCATCCAATATCCGACCATCGTCATCAACCGATCTAACTAAATCATCAGTGATTTCAGGCATCAAATCCAATTGAGAAACTAATTCATCAATTGACCTTAATTTAACATCTTCAGCCGCTAAAGTATCAAAGAAACTAACCACCACTTTCATTGATACCAGCAGTTTTTTAATGTGAGCTAACTCTGTTCCCGAAAGAGCAGAATTTTCAATGTTTAGTCGTTTTAAAAATGGGGCAATTTCAGTCAGATTAGGAATTGGGATTTCTCCCTTTAATCTAACAACGTCTGCACCATCAGCAGTTTCATCTAACCATTCTTTCACTTGTTGATAGTCAGAGCTCGGGGTTAAGGAAACCAGTTGTTCTCGACCGGCATCAGTGACTAAAAATTGCTCAATTTGTTGTTTTATTTTTCCGTATTCAAGCGTTGTGAATACTTTAGAGTTCAATTATCTCACCCCTTTTGAGTTTGAATTATCAATAATTCTATCTAACAGATGCGGAGTCTCGCGGACCATGTACTTGGCCACGGTCGCATCTTCGTATTGTTCTTTCACAGGATTGCTTATTGCAATCAATAAATTTAACCCTGCAAATACAAACAAGTAAGCAATCAAGAATCTAATTGCCCCACCAAAGATGGCGTTGATTTGTTTTAATCCAATAATGCGAGTTGCTGGATTTATCACCCGTTTCAAAAGCATTACAACTCGCCAAACGATAGTGTACAGAATCAAAAATGTGACCCAATGAATAATTCTTTCGTATTCCACAAAATTAAATTGGTGAACTACCCAGTCCGTCAGTGGAGTCGTATACCGCCACGCAAGTGCTAAAGCGAATATGAAGCCGACAAAATTCAAGAATTCCGCAACGAATCCCCGGCGAAATCCAGCAGTGAAACTTAAAACTAAAATTGCCAGAATTATCAAATCTAGAATCATTGCTTTGGCCTCTGCTCAGTTGCCGAGCCAGCTTGTCTTGCAGCTTGTTCTTTCATTGAAAGTTGATTAGAAAGCGCATTGAAAGCAACTAGCAATGCTCGATCTTCTTTACTAGTATCTGGTAGTTGTTGTTCAATTTGGGATAGTTCTTCATTTAAAAGGTCAGCAGTAGCCTGCATATGTTCATATGAACCATCACCAATAAAGATGTAAGGCTTGCCATCAATCGTTGCCTTAAACCTTCTCTTTTCGTTTTCCACTTTTGTTTCACTCCTAAATCAATTAAAAAGGACTGGAAGTCGAAGAAATATTCGCTTCCAATCCATTTTAACAATTATTCTTCTTTATTACCGTCGTCTTCTTGGTCATCGTCGCCATGAAGGAATGTGTTAAGAACAGATTCAATCATATCCCATTCTTCATCGCTTTCAATCAATTGAAGTTCGCCACCTTGTGGATCTGATGGATCATCGTCAGCTGGTAATGCGTAAGCCTGAATCTCAACTTCTTCATCATCACTCTTACCGGTTGGGTAAATTAAGATGTAAGACTTGTTGAAGTCTTCAGATTTAAAAGTAAATAAAACATCATATAATTGTTCGTCGCCGTTTTCGTCAACTAGCGTAATTTGTTGTTGAATTGGTTCATCAGCCATTAAAAGTACCCCTCTACATCTGTGTTAGTTTTCCTTTACGATCTAGATAATTTTGAAGAATTAAGCTAGCCGCAAGTTTATCAATTACTTTTTTTCGTTTCTTTCGTGAAACGTCTGCTTCTTCTGTTAACATTCTTTGAGCTTCAACAGTGGTTAGTCGCTCATCTTCAAAGTCAACTGGTAGACCAAACTTTTCAGTAAGCTTCTTACCATATTCCTGAGAGGCAACTGCCCGATCACCCAAAGAATTATTCATGTTTTTAGGCAACCCGAGTACAAATCCACCAACTTGATGTTCTTCAACAAGTTCAGCAATCCTATCTAGTCCAAACTTGCCCTCATCTTCGTTGATTCTAACAATTTCTACTCCTTGAGATGTCCAACCGAAAGCATCACTTACAGCAACACCCACGGTCTTTGAACCAACATCCAGTCCCATTATCTTCATTTAATTCTTCCCTTTGTTATCGCTGGGATGATTGTCTAGATAGAAACGAACAAGTTCCTCGATAATCTCATCACGTTCATGACGCCGAATTAAATTTCTTGCATCAAGATTACGAGGAATGTAAGCAGGATCTCCTGAAATCAAATATCCAACGATTTGATTATATGGATTGTACCCCTTTTCCTCGAGGGCACGGTACACCGTCAAAAGTGTATCACGTACATCCTTTTTTTGATCATCGTTAAAATCAAAAAACATGGTTTTGTCTAATGAGCTCATACAATTCACCTCTATGACTAAAAGTCATTTGAATCAATTTTAACCGATAAGCGCCAAAACTACAATCATGCTAACTGATTTTATCAAAAAAACCAATTATTGTTGACTTAACCAATCAACTGCAGCACTCATTGCTTTATCAAGTCCAGCTGGATTCTTACCACCGGCTTGAGCCATGTTAGGTCGGCCACCACCGCCTCCTTGAATGTTACTTGAGATGGCTTTAATCAGGTCAGAAGCCGAAATTCCTGCTTTGACACTCTCATCAGATGAAGCAACGATCAAATTAGCTTTGTCGCCCTTACCAGTTCCCAGAACAAGAACATCTGACAACTTTTTATCGCGCCATGAATCGGCTAATTGTCTCAATTGGTCCATTCCTGAGTCCTTAATAACACCAGTAATAATGGTATGTGATCCAGCCGTCTCAGCATTTCCAAACACGTCTTGAGCTTGTTGAGCAGCCATTTTAGCTTCCAAACTAGCCTGCTTTGTCTCTAAATCTTTTACTTCTTGTTGGAGTTGCTCTACTCGATTCCCAACTTCTTTCATCTGAGAAACCTTAAGTTTAGCAGCAATCTGCTTTAAGCTATTTTCCTGTCCGTTTAGATAATCAAATGCTTCTTTAGAAGTTACAGCTTCGATTCTTCTAACTCCAGCACCAACTCCAGATTCTGAAAGAATCTTAAACAATCCAATTTCGTTAGTATTCTTAACATGAGTTCCGCCACAGAATTCAATTGAGAAGTCGCCAACGCTAACAACCCGAACTTTATCACCATACTTCTCACTAAATAAGGCGATAGCACCCATCTTCTTACCGGTTTCTGGGTCAGTAACCGTGGTATCAACGTTTATTTCTTTGAAGATCTGTTCGTTGACCATATCTTCAACCTTTTGGAGATCTTCTGAGGTAACTGAGCCAAAGTGGTTAAAATCAAATCGTAAGTAATTTGGTTCAACCAATGATCCAGCTTGTTGAGTATGACCACCTAAAACGTTTCTTAATGATTGATCAAGCAAGTGGGTAGCTGTATGGTTTTTTTCTACCTTGCTATGGAAGGCTTTATCAACCTTTAATGAATAAGATGCACCCTTCTTAAGTGGTTGTAACAAACTGACAGTGTGCAAGTTTTGACCGTTTGGTGCATGCTGAACGTCAATTACTTCAGCAACTTTTTCACCATTTTCGTCGTAAATGTCACCCTTATCGGCAACTTGACCACCCATTTCAGCATAGAAAGGAGTCTTATCAAAAATTACTTCTGCCTCATCTGATTTGGTTTCATCAACGAGGGTTTCATTCTCGATTAATACAACGGCTTTAGCATCATCAACATCAAGTTGATCATAGCCGACATACTCACTATCATCCTTAATTTCAATCAATAGGTCTCGTTGGACACCCATAGATTTAGCATTGCTCCGAGCATTTCTAGCTCGATCCTTTTGCTTTTGCATTTCATTTGCAAAACCTTCTGTATCCACCTTGATACCAGCATCGGCTGCAGATTCTTGCGTTAATTCCAGTGGGAAACCATAAGTATCGTAAAGTTTAAATGCAGTAGCTCCATCGATCATGTTGGTACCATTATTCTTAGCTGTATCGATTTCCTCTGACATCAATTTCAGCCCACCAGCAAGGGTTTCGTTAAACCGATCCTCTTCAGACCTTACTACTTTCGCAATGTAATCACTTTGCTCTAAAACCTCTGGATAATGTGATTTTAAAGTATCTCCAACAACTGGAACTAACTTGTAAAGAAATGATTCTTTGATACCAAGTTTTTGGCCATTAACGATTGCTCGTCTAATCAAACGACGAATAACGTAACCTCGACCTTCATTAGAAGGAATTGCTCCGTCGCCAATCGCAACCGTGATTGCTCTAGCATGATCTGCAATAACTCTAAAACTTTGATCTAACTTAGAATCTTGACCATACTTAACGCCATCGCCAAGCTCTTCAGCTTTATGAATCATTGGTAAAAATAAGTCGGTTTCAAAGTTAGTTTTCGCATTTTGGAAAATTGAAACCACCCGTTCAAGTCCCATTCCCGTATCAATGTTTTTTCTAGGAAGTGGTTCGTAAGTGTCTTCTGGGGTGTGATTGAATTGTGAGAACACAATATTCCAAACTTCTAGGTATTGATCATTTTCCCCGCCAGGATAGTTTTCAGGATCATCAGGTGCTAGATTGTTAAATTTCTCACCACGATCATAGAAAATTTCTGAATCAGGTCCTGAAGGTCCCTGACCAATATCCCAAAAATTATCTTCAACTTCGATGATATGATCAGGAGCAACCCCAACCTCTTCCCAAAACTTTTTGGCATCCGTATCTTTTGGATAAACTGTCATATATAGCTTTTCAGGGTCCCAGCCAAACCACTTATCTGAGGTTAGGAGTTCATATGCCCATGCAATTGCTTCTTTTTTAAAGTAATCACCAACGGAAAAATTTCCGAGCATTTCAAATAGAGTGTGGTGACGTGGAGTCTTCCCAACGTTTTCAATATCGTTTGTCCGAATTGATTTTTGTGAACTTGTCATGCGAGGATTCTTTGGCACAACAGAACCATCAAAGTATTTTTTCATTGTTGCAACACCAGAGTTGATCCATAACAAAGTTGGATCATCAACTGGAATTAATGAAGCGCTT is from Lentilactobacillus curieae and encodes:
- a CDS encoding M24 family metallopeptidase — protein: MNKVEKIQKWLSDNQNDVALITDPKTIQYLTGFYSDPVERVLMMVVFKDSEPFIFGPALESEAIKDTGFSGHVYGYLDHENPWKMIADQINSRKPSGNRYAIEKTALTVDRFENLKQVLPNADFETNLTPFIEQMRLIKSADEIEKLNIAGKWADFAFKVGFEAVKKGVPESAVAAELEYALKKKGIMEMSFDTLIQAGPHAAEPHGATAGNLIQDNQLVLFDLGTVWEGYISDASRTVAVGKPDDKSMDIYKVCLEAQLTAQEAAKPGITAAELDKIARDVIDKAGYGEYFIHRLGHGMGMSEHEFPSIMEGNDMVLEPGMCFSIEPGIYIPNVAGVRIEDCVHITDDGCEPFTHTTKDLQYVD
- a CDS encoding YtxH domain-containing protein, whose amino-acid sequence is MGKKLAGGLFAGLLGAGIYAAYQKLDENKRNQLKQELRDRADDLKERAVDYAFYAEDAINDAKEVISDQMKQTSDKAKSTVDSFKNSKAKNSSGDATQKDDVDIVVTPDEAFGGETASAAPTLLIHPDGTSEEFK
- a CDS encoding DUF948 domain-containing protein; its protein translation is MTAGQIAGLIAACAFLLLVIFIGLFLLKISRTISEINLTIRSVTSNVDVIAKQTDKIMATSNSLVNDIDHKLNITTPVFQAAADLGESVSELNEATKNLTKRVKDSGKSGSKAGVAGAVSKAAWSSFRNHRKNKKTE
- a CDS encoding mechanosensitive ion channel family protein — protein: MKAPNQLVTQVHVKNVFKYLNWDEILNSLIKNSLLIIIVSILLVLVNKIGKALIHHLFKQYRKKYSKTVTEKRIRTFQTLSLNIFSYVIWFLWIYWILSIIGIPVGTLVASAGIFSLAIGLGAQGFVTDIVSGFFILLEKQIEVGEYVNINNIKGTVSAVGLRTTQVISDDGTLNFIPNRSIQTIANLSRNNMVAIIQVHITPETDINKALEIIDQVNDANVSNYTDIVGAPNVLGTVALTDNKLAIQVNMTTKNGAQYHIQHDFLALYLQALTQNGIKLDNSPVTYK
- the cbpB gene encoding cyclic-di-AMP-binding protein CbpB, whose amino-acid sequence is MLDKPIENVLKKSERQPMIAADLVATVNEDNNLAHVFLVLTKVKYAKIPVLDNQNHFKGLISLQMITEHMLTNEGISTVPLANLQVRDVMQTDVPIITDPEDLEVIMRYLEDENFLPVVNEDEEFVGICTRREVMKQINFLTHNFTENYVALPAYKYNHD
- a CDS encoding YfcE family phosphodiesterase, with translation MSKLLVVSDNHGDQQILTKILHQFGDQVDYRFHNGDSELSIDSPLVQQFNIVKGNMDFEDFPLENVVNIGDDVVYQTHGHLKNVNQSPLNLELTARSVSANIALFGHTHQLMCTMDGSLLLVNPGSISQPRGEFQMIGGTFCIVDVSTQKFIVDYYDRDLNLVPSLHFQFDR
- a CDS encoding XTP/dITP diphosphatase, with product MEKPEEIVIASQNQNKINEIEEALAKFSVKVTSLNDYSEVGEIDENGSSFEENAEIKARAVMNLVNKPVIADDSGLVVPALNGAPGIHSARYAGDHDDDANNRKLIKELAGKNREAYFESVLVFLTPAGDKVVAEGKVDGEILTESRGDNGFGYDPFFLIPGSQKTMAEMSIHEKNAVSHRGRAIKQLVAKLSEAWS
- the murI gene encoding glutamate racemase, which translates into the protein MDNRKIGVMDSGIGGLTVYNQLQKILPNEQFIYVGDQKNLPYGEKTAEEVYQLTKRIANYFLKQDVKAMVIACNTATAAAYERIKQELPIPVIGVIKPGAETAVSVSKTGSIGVIATNGTVKSGDYERIIKAAGNFEVVSQGCPDFVQLVEDGEAGSEHSYEVVESQLANLKTSSIDTLILGCTHFPVIQAEIGTAMPHVTLVDPGVATARQVKELLEQNDALAESDRDGSDVFYTTGNPEEFVKVADNFLKSSIAANNLNL